ATCTGCTTGTTTATTAAAAGTCTGAACAGACTGATCCTTATAATCATTCACTCCCACAAAAACACCTCGCTTTCTAACATAAGTTAACAATCCTTTAGAATTGCTTCAACAAGTTTAGCATTTTTCAATGCATATTCTCCATATAACATCTCATCGTGAGTACCAAAGCCCTGGTATTTTTGAAAACCTATACTTGTTGCTTCAGACCATTTGCACATATCTGTTCTCAAGAATGCCTTATACTCTAAGTCTCCAGTAGAGCTTATAAAATGTATTCTCGATGGAATTCTTTCCGAAATCGTTAAAGTGTCTAATACATCAAAATACTTTATTATTCTCTCAGTCATATACCTGTCAAATTGTTCTCTGATACCAACTTTATCCGGGTACATACTCGCCATATGCTCAAGAAGATTCTTTATGTACTCTTCTTTATGTGGAGGCATCACATAGCCTTTCATGCTATCGTTTATATAATATGAATCCAGCAATATTATATCTGAAACCTGATATCCCTTTTCAAAAAGTCCCTTTGCTACCTCAACCGCAATATTTCCACCTGCAGAATGCCCAGCTAGCACAATTGGCTCATTATTTCCCTGTATCTTGGCAATCTCGTCTGCGTAATAGCTTATTATGTCCTCCCTATCAACAAAATCCATTGCATAAAACGAATGACTGTTAATGGATTGTGATAAAGCTCTATATACAAAGCCCATCGTAAGAATTGGGGGAAATGCAAATATGTTTTTGTTCCGCTCGCTATTGAGAAGAACACACACAGCTTCCTTCCCATCATTCTCCTTCTGTATGTATTCAGCAATTAATCTGATAGTTGGCCGTCTAAATACAACCTCAAAGGGCACCTTAATTCCAAACTCTGACTGTATTCTAGCAACAAGTGTTATTACCTTAATTGAATCCAATCCTAAGTCAAAGAAATTCTCATTTACACTTATCCTGTCTTTATCAGCAAGTACCTGACATATTTCAGCAAGTTTAATTTCAACCGTACTGGTAGGTACAATGTATTGAGAACCGCCACCGGAGCATGAGGTATCCGGTTCTGGCAACGCCTTTCTATTAACCTTTCCATTCGGAGTTAGCGGCACTTCATTAATATGCACGAAGTATGATGGAACCATATACTCCGGAAGTTCCACTGAAACATGGTTTTTCAAATCCTGTATGTTAAGCTTTTCTTCACTTACTATGTACGCACAAAGGTATTTCTTGCCATTCTTATCCTTAAGGTCTACAACAACCGCATTTCTTACCGATTCATGTCTTAAAAGACTGCTCTCTATTTCTCCCAGTTCTATCCTGTGACCCCGTATCTTTACCTGATGGTCTTTCCTTCCCAAGAATTCTATATATCCTTCCTTATGCATGACTCCATAATCGCCGGTTTTATATAAATTACCGTATTGTGGATGTACCATAAATGCATTTTTCGTCTTTTCCTCGTCATTCATATAACCCTTGGCCAGCCCTACTCCACCTATGAAAAGTTCCCCCTGTACACCAACAGGACAACACTCCATCTCGTAATTTAATACGTAGAATTCCTGATTGGCCAAAGGTATTCCGTATGGTATGCTTTTCCATTCATTTTTTATATCATTTATAGGATAATATATTGACCATATTGAAGCTTCTGTTGCTCCGCCAAGGCTTATTACATCTGCCATAGGGAACTTATCGCGTACTTTGTCAGGCAACCCCAGAGGTATCCAGTCCCCACTTAACATAACTACTTTTAGAGAATCATTCAAATCATACTGAACAGACATTCCCGAATTATATCCCGCTTGCCAGTATGTAATATCTTCTTCCGCTGATTCCATATTTTCTATAAGCATGTCCATAATGGCAGGTACGGAGTTCCAAAGGGTTATGTTTTCCTTTTTTACAACACCAATGATGTTTCTGATATCTCTTACATCTGGTACCATTACCAGTGTCGCTCCTGACGAAAGAGCACCGAATATATCATACACCGAAAGGTCAAAGCACATTGAAGACAGCCCGATAATTCTATCCTTTTCATCCACGCTGAATTTCTGGTTTATATCTATAATTGTATTTGTAACTGCCCCATGAGTTATTACAACACCCTTAGGTCTCCCGGTGCTTCCTGATGTATAAATTATATATGCAAGATCTTCAGGATTTTCACCCTTTTTTATTTCCTCATGTGGGTAGTTTCTTATCTCTTTTTCAATATATAGCTCAGGCGTAATCATTAGTTTGCAGCAGCTGTTTTCCAGAATATAATTTCTTCTATCCTCAGGGTAGTCAGGGTCCACAGGCACATATGCCCCACCTGCCTTAAGTATTCCCATCAGGTTTACGATGGTTTCTATCCTTCTGGCAGCCAATACCCCCACAAGGTCATTTCGCCCTACCCCACATTCCCTCAGATAGTGTGCCACCTGGTTTGACTTCCGATCAAGTTCCGCATATGAAATACTTTCGTCCTGGAATCTGACCGCTTCCTTATACGGAACGCGTTTTACCTGTTCATTAAACAACCTGGTTAGTGTAGTGGGGGTGATTTCCTCCCGGGTATTATTGTATTCCTTCATCAGCATGATATCTTTATCTTCTGATCTAAGCGATATCTCTTTATTTTCAGGTATTACTTCAAGAAGCTCCCTGTATTGTTTAAACATACTTTCAATAACTTCTTTGTCGAACAGTTCTTCAACATAATCCCATGTTATCAAGAGCTCGCCCTTATTCTCCCAGGCCTGATAGTCCAAATAAACCTGTGATGTCTGGCTTACCCCCATTTTTATTTCTCCCAAATCTCCCAAGTCAACACTTTTCTCGTCCTTATCCATGGAAAACAACATACTGGTAAATACAATCGGCATTACTGCCTTTGTACCCATGTTATTGTACTTTGAAATTTCTCTGATAAACTCTATTCCATCATAATGACGGTGCTCCAATGCCTCCATCAGTGTATCCTGTATTGCCGATGC
The DNA window shown above is from Pseudobacteroides sp. and carries:
- a CDS encoding amino acid adenylation domain-containing protein, which encodes ENLYETFPLTEVQMAYFMGRNSGLEMGGVSTHGYYEIETVMDMEKLNKGLVKAIERQHMLRAIIMPNGEQKILEEVPEYKINIRDIRNMSKDEQQEEILKERERMSHYVFKTDEWPLFEFKALQLSDETHYLFVGFDLLISDGTSTRILIKEILDYYNNPGIEAPELEFSFRDYVKAYEELKKSEMYEKDKAYWLEKLGDFPASPALPLKTDPSNVSQPHFKRCSKVFEKSEWDLIKRKAQEKSITPSALLCTAFAKVLAFWSNQPHLAVNLTVFNRYPFHKDVNSIIGDFTSVMLLDVNLKPDMAFWDSASAIQDTLMEALEHRHYDGIEFIREISKYNNMGTKAVMPIVFTSMLFSMDKDEKSVDLGDLGEIKMGVSQTSQVYLDYQAWENKGELLITWDYVEELFDKEVIESMFKQYRELLEVIPENKEISLRSEDKDIMLMKEYNNTREEITPTTLTRLFNEQVKRVPYKEAVRFQDESISYAELDRKSNQVAHYLRECGVGRNDLVGVLAARRIETIVNLMGILKAGGAYVPVDPDYPEDRRNYILENSCCKLMITPELYIEKEIRNYPHEEIKKGENPEDLAYIIYTSGSTGRPKGVVITHGAVTNTIIDINQKFSVDEKDRIIGLSSMCFDLSVYDIFGALSSGATLVMVPDVRDIRNIIGVVKKENITLWNSVPAIMDMLIENMESAEEDITYWQAGYNSGMSVQYDLNDSLKVVMLSGDWIPLGLPDKVRDKFPMADVISLGGATEASIWSIYYPINDIKNEWKSIPYGIPLANQEFYVLNYEMECCPVGVQGELFIGGVGLAKGYMNDEEKTKNAFMVHPQYGNLYKTGDYGVMHKEGYIEFLGRKDHQVKIRGHRIELGEIESSLLRHESVRNAVVVDLKDKNGKKYLCAYIVSEEKLNIQDLKNHVSVELPEYMVPSYFVHINEVPLTPNGKVNRKALPEPDTSCSGGGSQYIVPTSTVEIKLAEICQVLADKDRISVNENFFDLGLDSIKVITLVARIQSEFGIKVPFEVVFRRPTIRLIAEYIQKENDGKEAVCVLLNSERNKNIFAFPPILTMGFVYRALSQSINSHSFYAMDFVDREDIISYYADEIAKIQGNNEPIVLAGHSAGGNIAVEVAKGLFEKGYQVSDIILLDSYYINDSMKGYVMPPHKEEYIKNLLEHMASMYPDKVGIREQFDRYMTERIIKYFDVLDTLTISERIPSRIHFISSTGDLEYKAFLRTDMCKWSEATSIGFQKYQGFGTHDEMLYGEYALKNAKLVEAILKDC